A window of Cyanobacteriota bacterium contains these coding sequences:
- the argF gene encoding ornithine carbamoyltransferase, with product MDHEAILDGLKGRDVLSMADLSTADIQALLTLAAHMKAGDCQWQCRKVLGLLFYKASTRTRVSFSVAMYQLGGQVLDLNPSVTQVGRGEPLSDTARVLDRYLDILAIRTFEQADLQTVADYARIPVINALSDLEHPCQILADLLTIQETFGSFSGLTLTYLGDGNNVAHSLLLGCALVGMNIRIATPLDYQPHPTIVAKARDIAGDRTEVVVTQDAIAAVQGAQVLYTDVWASMGQEDLASTRIPVFQPYQVNEALLAAADPTAIVLHCLPAHREEEITNAVLEGSQSKVWDQAENRLHAQKALLASLLGRDS from the coding sequence ATGGATCACGAGGCAATTCTAGATGGCTTGAAGGGGCGAGACGTGCTCAGTATGGCAGATTTGAGCACGGCTGATATACAGGCACTGCTGACATTGGCTGCCCATATGAAGGCGGGCGACTGTCAGTGGCAATGCCGTAAGGTCTTAGGGTTGCTGTTCTACAAAGCTTCGACCCGCACCCGTGTTAGCTTCTCGGTTGCCATGTATCAACTAGGTGGCCAAGTGTTAGACCTCAACCCTAGTGTCACCCAAGTAGGGAGGGGTGAACCCCTCAGCGACACTGCCCGCGTCCTTGATCGCTACCTAGACATCCTAGCCATTCGCACCTTCGAGCAGGCCGATTTGCAAACTGTTGCTGACTATGCTCGCATCCCGGTTATCAATGCCCTTAGCGACCTAGAGCATCCCTGTCAAATTCTGGCAGATTTGCTGACGATTCAAGAAACTTTCGGTTCCTTTTCTGGCCTGACCCTCACCTACCTAGGGGATGGCAATAATGTTGCTCATTCCCTGCTGCTGGGATGTGCCCTCGTGGGCATGAATATCCGTATTGCTACCCCCCTAGACTATCAACCCCATCCAACTATCGTGGCAAAAGCTAGGGATATTGCTGGCGATCGCACGGAAGTTGTGGTTACTCAGGATGCGATCGCTGCTGTTCAGGGGGCACAAGTTCTCTATACAGATGTCTGGGCGAGCATGGGGCAAGAAGACTTGGCTTCAACCCGCATCCCTGTTTTTCAACCCTATCAGGTTAATGAAGCACTATTAGCGGCGGCTGATCCCACTGCGATCGTATTGCACTGTTTACCAGCCCATCGAGAAGAAGAGATTACCAACGCTGTGCTAGAAGGTAGCCAATCCAAAGTGTGGGATCAAGCGGAAAACCGCCTCCATGCTCAAAAAGCGCTGTTAGCGAGTTTGCTGGGTCGGGACAGTTAA
- a CDS encoding transglycosylase SLT domain-containing protein, whose amino-acid sequence MASDDQRSTAVFGTALASLSALAIVTIGLVGGASRLHAPVLNQQSSSITLDPALASIISLPPDQRIAQLDALSREPQAADQHRARYLLATDLLQQGKGAAAIAQLADLETQYPLMAPYILRQRAKAYELDGKTKQAQQVWQTLLKRYPQDPVSAEALVALGKTDARYWEQAIAQFPSHPRTLEAVRTLLQRKSKVPERLLHLVRHGFYAPGIVSVADKLVGMQRQIALKPEDWEAIAFAYWENQAYGKAGQAYAKAPKTARNAYRAARGLQLAEETTKAINAYEALVAAFPDSPETALGLLRLARLQRQNPPVAIAYLDTIVSRFPDRAAEALLLKADILETTKNGRAAVQTRQRILDQYPSSKAAAEIRWQEARKQAKAGNLKTAILWAEVIAVNSPTSELAPEAAYWTGKWKTALGDHRQAKQQFERVLSQYPESYFAWRSASMLGYNVGDFTTVRRLVPHIVVPVGRSPLAAGSTLLQELYQLGQSWDAWARWQVEFQTPQSPTVAQQFTDGVLRLGVGDYLDGIFMVSSLRDREPQQDQADYQALRQQTAYWHALYPWPYLDLIIAWSQQRQLNPLLVLALMRQESRFEPAIVSVAGATGLMQVMPDTGAWIAEKSGLKQPYRLDNPADNIMLGTWYLDYTHQEYGDNSMLAVASYNAGPGNVADWLDRFGLADPDNFVEQIPFDETRGYVTAVFENYWNYLRLYNPDVMALMKRYGH is encoded by the coding sequence ATGGCTAGTGACGATCAACGATCGACAGCAGTATTTGGGACTGCACTGGCGAGCTTAAGTGCCTTAGCCATAGTCACCATTGGCCTAGTGGGAGGAGCATCACGGCTCCATGCTCCCGTCCTCAATCAGCAATCGTCTTCAATAACCCTAGACCCTGCCTTAGCTAGCATCATCAGCTTGCCCCCCGATCAGCGCATTGCTCAACTTGATGCCCTAAGTCGTGAGCCACAGGCAGCAGATCAACACCGTGCTCGTTATTTGCTAGCCACCGACCTACTTCAGCAGGGGAAGGGGGCAGCAGCGATCGCCCAACTAGCTGACCTAGAGACCCAGTATCCACTCATGGCTCCCTACATTCTGCGGCAGCGGGCCAAGGCTTATGAGCTGGATGGCAAAACCAAACAAGCTCAGCAGGTGTGGCAAACTCTGCTTAAACGCTATCCCCAAGATCCGGTCAGTGCCGAGGCATTAGTTGCCTTGGGAAAAACGGATGCACGCTATTGGGAGCAGGCGATCGCCCAGTTTCCATCCCATCCTCGTACTCTAGAGGCAGTGCGGACATTGCTTCAGCGCAAGTCCAAAGTCCCAGAGCGGCTGTTGCACTTGGTGCGCCATGGCTTCTATGCTCCTGGCATCGTATCAGTGGCAGACAAGCTAGTGGGGATGCAGCGTCAAATTGCCCTAAAACCAGAGGATTGGGAGGCGATCGCCTTTGCCTATTGGGAAAATCAAGCCTATGGCAAGGCAGGGCAAGCTTACGCTAAGGCACCCAAAACGGCTCGTAATGCCTATCGAGCAGCTAGAGGACTGCAACTGGCAGAAGAGACCACTAAAGCTATCAATGCCTACGAAGCCCTAGTAGCAGCATTTCCAGATAGTCCAGAAACGGCCCTAGGCCTATTGCGACTGGCTAGGCTACAACGCCAAAATCCCCCCGTAGCGATCGCCTACCTAGATACGATCGTGAGTCGGTTTCCCGATCGCGCAGCAGAGGCACTGCTGTTAAAGGCCGACATCCTAGAAACAACCAAGAATGGCAGAGCGGCGGTGCAAACTCGGCAGCGCATTCTTGATCAGTATCCATCCTCAAAGGCAGCGGCGGAAATTCGCTGGCAAGAGGCGCGAAAACAGGCCAAGGCTGGGAATTTGAAGACTGCTATCCTATGGGCAGAGGTGATCGCCGTCAATAGCCCCACTAGTGAGCTGGCCCCAGAAGCTGCCTACTGGACAGGCAAGTGGAAAACGGCACTAGGGGATCACCGTCAAGCCAAGCAGCAGTTTGAACGCGTGTTGAGCCAATACCCAGAGTCCTACTTTGCTTGGCGATCGGCTTCCATGCTGGGCTATAACGTAGGCGACTTTACCACTGTGCGCCGACTTGTGCCCCATATTGTGGTACCCGTGGGTCGATCGCCCTTGGCAGCAGGTTCTACCCTATTGCAGGAACTGTATCAACTCGGTCAAAGTTGGGATGCCTGGGCACGCTGGCAGGTGGAATTTCAAACACCACAGTCCCCTACTGTTGCCCAACAGTTCACCGACGGTGTCTTACGGCTTGGTGTTGGCGACTATCTGGATGGCATTTTCATGGTGTCCAGTTTGCGCGATCGGGAACCTCAACAAGACCAAGCCGACTATCAAGCTCTGCGTCAGCAAACAGCCTACTGGCATGCCCTTTATCCTTGGCCTTATTTGGACTTGATCATAGCTTGGTCGCAGCAGCGGCAACTGAATCCTCTGCTGGTGTTGGCACTCATGCGGCAAGAATCACGATTTGAGCCAGCGATCGTATCCGTTGCCGGGGCTACGGGGCTAATGCAGGTTATGCCCGATACTGGAGCTTGGATCGCTGAGAAAAGCGGCCTCAAGCAGCCCTATCGCCTAGACAACCCCGCAGACAACATCATGCTGGGCACCTGGTATCTGGACTATACCCACCAGGAATATGGTGATAACTCTATGCTGGCGGTGGCAAGCTACAATGCTGGCCCCGGCAATGTGGCAGACTGGCTCGATCGCTTCGGTCTGGCTGACCCAGACAACTTTGTAGAGCAGATCCCCTTTGATGAAACCAGAGGCTACGTCACTGCTGTGTTTGAAAACTACTGGAACTACCTACGGCTCTACAACCCTGATGTGATGGCCCTGATGAAACGATACGGTCATTAG
- a CDS encoding Uma2 family endonuclease, whose amino-acid sequence MTIATNRPMTLEEYLSYDDGTDRRYELVDGVLVDVGAERPLNIDIAMFLIVMFAQLIPIRLIHRGTELVVPGAGASTRYPDLVVLSEACAAALAGKPRSLITLEMPAPALVVEVVSPGNPGEQNYDRDYIEKRREYALRGIPEYWIIDPDRQVVLVLTLTGQTYQDQRFMGNAAIVSPTFPQFQATAEQILKAGQTS is encoded by the coding sequence ATGACCATCGCCACCAACCGACCCATGACCCTAGAGGAGTATCTGAGCTATGACGACGGCACCGACAGACGCTATGAGTTGGTGGATGGAGTGTTAGTGGACGTGGGGGCTGAGCGTCCACTTAATATTGACATTGCCATGTTTCTCATTGTGATGTTTGCACAACTCATTCCCATTCGGCTAATTCATCGAGGGACAGAGTTGGTCGTTCCTGGTGCTGGTGCCAGTACTCGTTACCCAGATTTAGTAGTTCTTTCAGAAGCCTGTGCCGCTGCCTTGGCTGGCAAGCCTCGATCGTTGATTACGTTGGAAATGCCTGCTCCAGCACTAGTCGTCGAAGTGGTTTCGCCAGGTAACCCAGGAGAGCAAAACTACGATCGAGACTACATCGAAAAGCGGCGAGAATACGCCCTGCGCGGCATTCCTGAGTACTGGATTATCGACCCCGATCGTCAGGTTGTCCTCGTGTTGACCCTAACGGGACAGACCTATCAAGACCAACGGTTTATGGGCAACGCAGCGATCGTCTCTCCCACCTTTCCCCAGTTCCAGGCAACGGCAGAGCAAATCCTAAAGGCCGGGCAAACCAGTTGA
- a CDS encoding M48 family metallopeptidase: MLQRTTLTGLRADHFRHPLDLQATQSLRQIPGLDFLIRNLLGSLAEQVFYLENIASSILVGTQQLPHLHNLLLEACQILDMEVPQLYVRQHPVPNAYTFAMRGKQPFIVVHTSLLDLLTDEEVQAVIAHELGHLKCDHSVYLTPLNLAILATSQIPAVGVVLAQAIQAQLLTWLRCAEFTCDRAALLVTQDPTVVASLLMKLTGGSPTLASKLNLDAFMQQARIYEEMDNTELGAMLKQIQSAQLTHPVPVLRAKEVDRWANSPAYQSLLQQRPIEYNDEAKLMGGWRNW, translated from the coding sequence ATGCTTCAACGCACTACTCTCACTGGACTCCGCGCTGATCATTTTCGGCATCCTCTTGATCTACAGGCCACTCAGTCACTGCGTCAAATTCCTGGTCTAGACTTCCTGATTAGAAACTTGCTTGGTTCCCTAGCAGAGCAAGTCTTCTATCTAGAAAACATAGCCTCTAGCATCTTAGTAGGTACACAACAACTTCCCCATCTGCATAACTTGTTGCTGGAAGCTTGCCAAATTCTGGACATGGAAGTACCGCAACTCTATGTGCGCCAACATCCAGTTCCCAACGCCTATACTTTTGCCATGCGCGGCAAACAACCATTTATTGTAGTGCACACATCGCTACTAGATCTGCTGACCGATGAGGAAGTGCAGGCTGTTATTGCCCATGAGTTGGGTCATTTGAAGTGCGACCATAGTGTTTACCTAACTCCGTTGAATTTGGCAATCCTAGCCACATCCCAAATCCCAGCAGTTGGAGTTGTGTTGGCTCAAGCCATTCAAGCACAACTGCTTACTTGGTTACGTTGTGCTGAGTTCACCTGCGATCGCGCTGCATTGCTGGTCACTCAGGATCCAACAGTCGTAGCATCCTTACTTATGAAATTGACGGGTGGCTCGCCAACACTTGCCTCTAAGCTGAATCTCGATGCCTTTATGCAGCAAGCCCGCATCTATGAAGAAATGGACAACACTGAATTGGGAGCCATGCTGAAACAGATTCAATCGGCGCAGCTAACGCATCCTGTGCCTGTATTACGCGCTAAGGAAGTTGATCGTTGGGCTAACAGTCCGGCCTACCAATCATTGTTACAGCAGCGACCAATTGAGTATAATGATGAAGCTAAATTAATGGGCGGATGGCGGAATTGGTAG
- the xth gene encoding exodeoxyribonuclease III has translation MHIASWNVNSVRTRLDQVIHWLTTNSIDLLCLQETKVIDDDFPRQRFEELGYHCYVSGQKSYNGVALLSNSPITDTQSGFASLLGEAVREWDVQKRVIQGTFRGIQVLNLYVPNGSEVGSDKYRYKLEWLAQLRTYVQMLLQSAKAKSLPVLMCGDFNIALEDRDIYDPTGRETHIMASDAERSALQAVLDLGFQDVFRKFTTEGGHFSWWDYRTGAFRRNHGWRIDHIYLTPELYDRAVACTIDKTPRTQEKPSDHAPVIVELAL, from the coding sequence ATGCACATTGCTAGCTGGAACGTCAACTCTGTACGGACACGGCTTGATCAAGTCATTCACTGGCTGACAACTAACTCTATTGATCTCTTGTGCCTCCAAGAGACGAAGGTGATTGATGACGATTTTCCTCGTCAACGGTTTGAAGAGCTTGGTTATCATTGCTATGTATCGGGGCAAAAATCCTATAATGGCGTGGCTTTACTGAGCAATAGTCCTATCACTGATACGCAGTCTGGGTTTGCCTCTCTCTTGGGGGAAGCCGTGAGAGAGTGGGATGTTCAAAAGCGTGTTATTCAAGGAACGTTCCGGGGCATTCAGGTGTTAAATCTTTACGTGCCCAATGGGTCAGAAGTTGGCAGCGACAAATATCGTTATAAGCTGGAGTGGTTAGCGCAACTCCGCACCTACGTGCAGATGCTCTTGCAGTCTGCAAAGGCTAAATCTCTGCCTGTCTTGATGTGTGGCGATTTTAACATTGCCTTAGAAGACCGGGATATCTATGATCCCACCGGTCGAGAAACCCACATCATGGCCTCGGATGCAGAGCGATCGGCACTGCAAGCTGTGCTAGATCTAGGATTTCAGGATGTGTTTCGGAAATTTACCACTGAGGGAGGACATTTTAGTTGGTGGGATTATCGCACAGGAGCCTTTCGGAGAAACCACGGTTGGCGGATTGATCACATCTACCTTACCCCTGAGTTGTACGATCGAGCCGTTGCCTGCACCATTGACAAAACACCTAGAACACAAGAAAAGCCTAGTGATCACGCCCCAGTGATTGTTGAACTAGCTCTGTAA
- a CDS encoding GH116 family glycosyl hydrolase, with protein MTHSSPTVHIPSCAWSRAIGLGWQTPYTVRYASNLDDGPWHGMPLGGFGAGCIGRSHRGDFNLWHLDGGEHVFQSMPACQFSIFEQVGDQPPQAYALCTEPPANGSLSSWQWYPTQAGTYYALYPRSWFVYDGVFTAALTCEQFSPIWAENYQESSYPVAIMEWTAHNPTDQPITLSILLSWQNMVGWFTNALKSPEVKVRDDGSPVYEYQPQLGKSAGNVNRWIVDNNRVGCLMERLKPDADELTLPSEGDGQWAIATFAPPYTTEIFYHTRWNALGDGAEIWESFSRDGSLPDYEDETPATDGEYAGCAIALRFTLEPGKTRQVPFIIAWDLPVTEFAAGIIDYRRYTDFFGRNGANVWSIVRTALKHYKTWQEQIRQWQQPILARPDLPDWFKMALFNELYDLTAGGTLWSAADENNPVGRFAVLECIDYRWYESLDVRLYGSFGLLMLFPKLEKAVMRAFAQAIPIQDDRTRKIGYYVTIGAESPQAIRKLAGATPHDLGAPNEHPWVKTNYTSYQDCNLWKDLPCDFVLLVYRDYLLTGATDVEFLADCWAAIVQTLTYLKTFDHDQDGIPENSGAPDQTFDDWRLQGISAYCGGLWIAALEAAIAIGNILDAANLLSPTASPEPSNPKPQQLFQTWLDQARPLYHQTLWNGQYYRLDSGSGSNVVMADQLCGQFYARLLALPDIVPPDCAEIALRTVYDACFVKFNNQLQALATAPQDISLTPNSARSFQANPPSTTLSPPKSLQIGAANGVCPDGSPENPNATHPLEVWTGINFGLAAFLVQMGMRDEALQMTKAVVDQIYEHGLQFRTPEAITPVGTFRASHYLRAMAIWAVYGVLTQAYDSDNPTD; from the coding sequence ATGACCCATTCCTCTCCTACAGTTCACATTCCCAGTTGTGCTTGGTCACGGGCGATCGGATTAGGCTGGCAAACTCCTTATACCGTTCGCTATGCCAGTAACCTCGATGATGGCCCTTGGCATGGAATGCCACTAGGTGGTTTTGGAGCAGGTTGCATTGGGCGTTCCCACCGAGGCGATTTTAACCTCTGGCATCTCGATGGTGGCGAGCATGTCTTTCAGTCGATGCCAGCTTGTCAATTCAGCATCTTTGAGCAAGTTGGGGATCAACCACCCCAAGCCTATGCCCTCTGCACTGAGCCGCCTGCCAATGGTAGCTTATCAAGCTGGCAGTGGTATCCAACCCAGGCTGGAACCTACTACGCCCTCTATCCGCGCAGTTGGTTTGTCTACGATGGCGTGTTTACCGCAGCCCTCACCTGTGAACAGTTCTCACCCATCTGGGCTGAAAATTACCAAGAGAGCAGCTATCCTGTTGCCATTATGGAGTGGACAGCCCATAACCCCACCGATCAACCTATTACCCTCAGTATTCTCCTAAGCTGGCAAAACATGGTGGGCTGGTTTACCAACGCTCTCAAATCCCCTGAAGTTAAGGTCAGGGATGACGGCAGTCCTGTTTACGAGTATCAACCACAGTTAGGAAAAAGTGCTGGTAATGTCAACCGTTGGATTGTTGACAACAATCGAGTCGGCTGTCTCATGGAACGCCTAAAACCAGATGCCGATGAGTTAACCCTCCCCAGCGAGGGAGATGGTCAGTGGGCGATCGCCACCTTTGCCCCGCCTTATACGACTGAAATCTTTTACCACACCCGCTGGAACGCCCTAGGAGATGGTGCAGAGATATGGGAGTCCTTTAGTCGCGACGGCTCATTACCTGACTACGAGGATGAAACCCCAGCCACGGATGGGGAATACGCTGGCTGTGCGATCGCCCTGCGCTTTACCCTAGAACCTGGAAAGACCCGCCAAGTTCCCTTCATCATTGCTTGGGATTTGCCCGTGACCGAGTTTGCAGCCGGAATCATAGATTATCGGCGATACACTGACTTCTTTGGACGCAATGGTGCCAATGTCTGGTCGATTGTGCGCACAGCGCTTAAGCACTACAAAACATGGCAGGAACAAATTCGCCAATGGCAGCAGCCCATTCTGGCCCGACCAGACTTGCCAGATTGGTTCAAAATGGCTCTCTTTAATGAACTGTACGACTTAACCGCTGGAGGCACCCTATGGAGCGCGGCTGACGAAAACAACCCTGTTGGTCGCTTTGCTGTGTTGGAATGTATCGACTACCGCTGGTATGAAAGCCTAGACGTGCGGCTTTATGGATCCTTTGGCCTCCTAATGCTGTTCCCTAAACTAGAAAAAGCCGTGATGCGTGCCTTTGCCCAGGCAATTCCCATCCAGGACGATCGCACGCGCAAGATTGGCTACTATGTAACGATCGGTGCCGAAAGTCCCCAAGCAATTCGCAAATTAGCTGGAGCCACCCCCCATGATTTAGGTGCTCCCAACGAACACCCCTGGGTCAAGACCAACTACACCAGTTACCAAGATTGCAATTTGTGGAAAGACCTACCCTGCGACTTCGTGTTGCTAGTCTATCGAGACTACTTGCTAACGGGTGCGACCGATGTGGAATTTTTGGCCGACTGCTGGGCAGCGATCGTCCAAACCCTAACCTATCTCAAAACCTTTGACCACGATCAAGATGGCATTCCCGAAAACTCTGGCGCTCCTGACCAAACCTTTGACGATTGGCGTTTACAGGGCATTAGTGCCTACTGTGGTGGGCTGTGGATTGCGGCCCTAGAAGCTGCGATTGCCATTGGCAACATTTTGGACGCTGCAAACCTGCTTAGCCCTACAGCATCCCCAGAGCCTAGCAACCCAAAACCCCAGCAACTATTTCAGACTTGGCTAGATCAGGCTCGTCCGCTTTATCACCAAACCCTCTGGAATGGACAATACTATCGCCTAGATAGTGGTAGTGGCTCTAACGTAGTCATGGCCGACCAACTCTGTGGTCAATTCTATGCGCGTCTGCTTGCCCTGCCTGACATTGTGCCGCCAGATTGCGCTGAAATTGCTCTACGAACAGTGTACGATGCCTGCTTTGTGAAATTTAACAATCAGCTACAAGCCCTAGCAACTGCTCCCCAAGACATTTCCCTGACTCCCAATTCAGCGCGATCGTTTCAAGCAAACCCTCCCTCGACCACGCTCTCGCCCCCAAAATCTTTGCAGATTGGCGCTGCTAATGGTGTTTGTCCTGATGGTTCCCCCGAAAATCCCAACGCTACCCATCCTCTAGAAGTATGGACTGGCATCAACTTTGGCCTTGCCGCCTTCTTGGTACAAATGGGAATGCGTGATGAAGCCCTGCAAATGACCAAGGCAGTAGTAGACCAGATTTACGAACATGGATTGCAGTTTCGTACACCAGAAGCAATTACCCCTGTAGGCACATTTCGAGCCAGCCACTACCTGCGGGCAATGGCAATTTGGGCGGTCTATGGAGTGCTCACTCAAGCATATGACAGTGACAACCCAACTGACTAG